In a genomic window of Physeter macrocephalus isolate SW-GA chromosome 14, ASM283717v5, whole genome shotgun sequence:
- the AAR2 gene encoding protein AAR2 homolog — MAAMQMDPELAKHLFFEGATVVILNMPKGTEFGIDYNSWEVGPKFRGVKMIPPGIHFLHYSSVDKTNPREVGPRMGFFLSLQQRGLKVLRWDAVQEEVDLSPAPQAVVEAMRANLQELDQFLGPYPYATLKKWISLTNFISEATVEKLQPESRQICAFSEVLPVLSMKYTKDRVGQNLPRCGTECKSYQEGLARLPEMKPRAGTEIRFSELPTQMFPAGATPAEITRHSMDLSYALETVHSYLPTPELRAEGKWEPAGKQQASPRERVLDRGLAHTSLRALDQRCWREATWDGALQHLE; from the exons ATGGCTGCCATGCAGATGGATCCTGAGCTTGCCAAGCACCTCTTCTTTGAAGGGGCCACTGTCGTCATCCTGAATATGCCCAAGGGGACAGAGTTTGGCATTGACTACAACTCCTGGGAGGTGGGGCCCAAGTTCCGGGGTGTGAAGATGATCCCTCCGGGCATCCACTTCCTCCACTACAGTTCTGTGGACAAGACCAATCCCAGGGAGGTGGGCCCCCGTATGGGCTTCTTCCTTAGCCTACAGCAGCGGGGGCTGAAGGTCCTGCGCTGGGATGCAGTCCAGGAAGAGGTAGACCTGTCCCCAGCCCCACAGGCTGTGGTGGAGGCCATGAGGGCCAACCTCCAGGAGCTGGACCAGTTCCTGGGACCTTACCCATATGCCACACTCAAGAAGTGGATCTCACTAACCAACTTCATCAGCGAGGCCACAGTGGAGAAGCTCCAGCCCGAGAGTCGACAGATCTGTGCCTTCTCAGAGGTGCTGCCTGTGCTCTCCATGAAGTACACCAAGGACCGGGTGGGGCAGAATCTACCCCGCTGCGGCACTGAGTGCAAAAGCTACCAGGAAGGCCTGGCCCGGCTGCCCGAGATGAAGCCCAGAGCTGGCACAGAGATCCGCTTCTCCGAGCTGCCCACACAGATGTTCCCGGCAGGTGCCACGCCGGCCGAGATAACCAGGCACAGCATGGACCTGAGCTATGCTCTGGAGACCGT ACACAGTTACTTACCAACCCCGGAGCTACGTGCGGAGGGGAAATGGGAACCAGCGGGGAAGCAGCAGGCGTCACCTCGGGAGCGGGTGCTGGACCGAGGGCTGGCACACACATCCCTTCGGGCGCTTGATCAGAGGTGCTGGCGGGAAGCAACGTGGGACGGGGCCCTCCAGCACCTGGAGTGA